In the genome of Phlebotomus papatasi isolate M1 chromosome 2, Ppap_2.1, whole genome shotgun sequence, one region contains:
- the LOC129803026 gene encoding dihydrolipoyl dehydrogenase, mitochondrial, whose product MQCNIRNIVSFATKTNLVLRHQRPALGLLGRRHYTSGEEVDLVVIGSGPGGYVAAIKAAQLGMNTVCIEKSDTCGGTCLNVGCIPSKSLLNNSHYYHMAHSGDLANRGILVDNVRADIGKIMDAKAKSVKALTGGIAQLFKKNKVHLIKGYGTITSPNEVTAKTDNGQEVVKTKRIMIATGSEVTPFPGIEIDEKTVVSSTGALSLERVPEKMILIGAGVIGLELGSVWSRLGAKVTAVEFLETIGGVGIDGEVSKTFQKVLTKQGIEFKLGHKVTGATNTGNGVKVAIEGVKSGTKEELDCDVLLVSVGRRPYTDGLGLESVGIVRDDRGRVPVNGQFQTIVPSIYAIGDCIHGPMLAHKAEDEGIVCVEGMLGGPVHIDYNCVPSVIYTHPEVAWVGKTEEDLKKEGVEYKIGKFPFMANSRAKVNDDTDGFIKVLADKSTDRILGTHMIGPGVGELINEATLAMEYGAAAEDVARVCHAHPTCSEALREANLSAAFGKPINF is encoded by the exons ATGCAGTGCAATATCAGGAATATTGTTTCGTTTGCCACAAAG ACAAACCTTGTGCTGAGACATCAACGACCAGCGCTGGGATTGCTGGGCAGGAGACACTACACGAGTGGTGAGGAGGTGGATTTAGTGGTCATTGGCTCCGGACCAGGTGGATATGTGGCTGCTATCAAGGCAGCCCAGCTGGGCATGAAC ACCGTGTGCATCGAAAAAAGTGACACATGTGGGGGCACTTGCCTCAATGTTGGCTGTATCCCGTCGAAATCTCTCCTGAACAACTCCCATTACTATCACATGGCCCACTCGGGAGATTTGGCCAACAGAGGCATCCTGGTGGACAATGTGAGGGCGGACATTGGCAAGATAATGGATGCCAAGGCTAAGTCCGTCAAAGCTCTCACCGGTGGAATTGCTCAGCTCTTCAAGAAGAACAAAGTTCACTTGATTAAGGGCTACGGCACCATAACTTCCCCCAATGAAGTCACTGCCAAAACTGACAATGGTCAGGAAGTGGTGAAGACAAAGAGAATCATGATCGCCACGGGATCAGAAGTCACTCCTTTCCCAG GAATTGAAATCGATGAGAAAACCGTGGTTTCCAGCACAGGAGCTCTGAGTCTCGAACGTGTTCCCGAAAAGATGATTCTCATTGGAGCCGGAGTTATTGGCTTGGAGCTGGGCTCCGTTTGGTCTAGATTGGGTGCTAAAGTGACCGCTGTGGAGTTTCTGGAGACAATTGGGGGTGTGGGAATTGACGGAGAGGTTTCTAAGACCTTCCAGAAGGTACTCACGAAGCAGGGTATTGAATTCAAACTGGGCCACAAGGTCACGGGAGCCACGAATACTGGCAATGGGGTCAAAGTGGCTATTGAGGGTGTAAAGAGTGGCACAAAAGAAGAGCTGGACTGCGATGTGCTGCTGGTGAGTGTAGGCCGGCGTCCCTACACCGATGGCCTTGGACTGGAAAGTGTGGGAATTGTACGGGATGACAGAGGTAGGGTACCGGTCAATGGACAGTTCCAGACTATTGTGCCCAGCATTTATGCCATTGGCGATTGCATTCATGGTCCCATGTTGGCCCACAAGGCCGAAGATGAGGGGATTGTGTGTGTGGAGGGGATGCTCGGTGGTCCAGTGCACATTGACTACAATTGTGTACCAAGTGTCATCTATACGCATCCGGAAGTTGCGTGGGTGGGCAAAACGGAGGAGGATCTGAAGAAGGAGGGTGTTGAGTACAAGATTGGCAAGTTCCCCTTCATGGCCAATTCACGCGCCAAGGTCAACGATGACACAGATGGATTCATCAAAGTACTGGCTGACAAGAGTACCGACAGGATTCTGGGGACACATATGATTGGGCCAGGAGTGGGAGAACTCATCAATGAGGCGACACTGGCCATGGAATATGGAGCTGCTGCTGAAGATGTTGCTCGTGTCTGTCATGCTCATCCG aCATGTTCGGAAGCTCTACGAGAGGCTAACTTATCTGCTGCCTTTGGCAAACCCATCAACTTTTAA
- the LOC129803071 gene encoding superoxide dismutase [Cu-Zn]-like, with protein MKLKFILPICSKTVVTELPSCNSSQRNTLLEEQRSTDIHFPPEGIQSSGCGSSVMLSGEVTGLTQSQHGFHIHEFVDATNGCTSAGVHYNTHSKEHGGPDSAVRHAGDLGNIEKMTLTGFPVRWGTADFILLDFDVIYEQDVNL; from the coding sequence ATGAAGCTGAAGTTCATTTTACCGATCTGCAGCAAAACAGTAGTCACAGAACTTCCCTCGTGTAACTCGTCACAAAGAAATACACTACTTGAAGAACAGAGATCTACGGACATCCATTTCCCACCTGAAGGAATTCAATCAAGCGGATGCGGGAGCTCCGTTATGTTGAGCGGTGAAGTGACCGGATTGACGCAGAGTCAGCATGGATTTCACATTCATGAATTCGTCGATGCCACCAATGGATGCACATCTGCTGGAGTGCACTACAATACCCATAGCAAAGAACACGGTGGACCAGATAGTGCTGTGAGACATGCTGGAGATCTtggcaatattgagaaaatgaCCTTGACTGGATTTCCTGTGAGATGGGGAACTGCAGACTTCATCCTGCTGGATTTTGACGTGATATACGAGCAGGATGTGAACCTCTGA